The Megalobrama amblycephala isolate DHTTF-2021 linkage group LG1, ASM1881202v1, whole genome shotgun sequence genome segment TTCAATATTCATACACTGTCTGAGACGTGATTTCTGGGCATGCGCTTCAGATGTTTTCGCACAAAAACTTTCCACACAGGGTGCGAGTGACAAATCGAGCTCCCTTTCTCATCTTCATgcacttgaatatttaaattaacaacgcTTACAATTTCGTGATGTTGCAGCGCTGGCCCACCAACTTTCCCAAGCGTCATTCATGTTTCTTCACATTCATTTTCTCACACCATTCATGAAATTGTTACCGGCCAATTGGCAATTGACACCATTTCATATACTCGCCAACGCCAATTTTTACTCGCATTTAACGCTTGGTGAGAGTTAATTTTAGGCCCTGAGTACTAGTGTTATGTTCTCAGATCAACTGGCTGCTACTCTTTCAAACCACTTTCTTTAACTTTCATCCAAGTACTTCCACAGAGTaagcatttcatttaaaaactaaataaataaataaataaaaacagagaaGTTCTACTATGACTTATCAGGGTAATTAAATGGTTTGTTGGTGtggtatttaaaaatgtacctCCAATCCTGGCTGAAAAACTCCTTTTAATTTCAGTGTCGTAATTGGACGCCTCGCAGTAGTAGTCACCTCTCTGGTCTCGTTCTATGGCTTTGACAGTATACCTTCCTTCTAAGGATCTGACTTCTTGGGTGGAGAAAGGGATCATATCACTTTTATGATACCAGGTGTAGGTGATTGGGAAAGTGCCCTTCTGTACAGTGCAGATGAGGGTGAGGTCTAACCCCTCCGTGATTGTAAAATCCTGTGGCACCAGGACTGGCTTAGACACTGGTACTGATAGAAAGACAGAGATATACCAGCTACTTTAGTCAAGAATAGAAAGAGATGGTTCatcccaaaaatttaaattctgtcattgtcaTTGTCTGGAAGTGAAACTTAAGCTAAACAGCAATGCTTTTTATTTTGCAGGTTTTGATGTGCAGAATAAGAATTACAATTGAATGTGACACAGTCATCAAAAATGGTACCGTCACAGAAGTCTATCAGAGATTAAGGCATAAATGAGCATCTAAAAATGGCAACATGCACTTCcaaattatttttaacaaagcagcaaCACTATTAGGTACACAATAGTTTGAGCATGAAGATGGCAGGGTGTGGTCCTCTTACCTATGACATCTGCTCTAAGAAACTGACTGCTTTTTCTGATTGATGGCCCCTGGTTATGAGCCTGACATGTGAATCTGTAGATCTCATCTGGATGACTGATGGAGTTTATGCTGAAGAGTGCCTTTTGAGCCGCCTCAGCTCTCTTCTCATCCACTGGCACGTGGTCCTTCAGTAAGGTGTATGTTATTGGAAGCGTTCCATTCTCAGCCTCACACAAAACCTTGAATGGCCGACCAACAATCACCTTCTCAACAGCACGAATGACAGGGTAAGAAACAGGCACTGGAAAAAGAGGGGATGAAAATGAGAAGCatgagaaaatatatatatatctgcagCATATTGCAAGCAGTCAGctctacactcttaaaaataaagatactttattggcattgatggttccatgaagaacctttaacatccatggaacctttccattccaTAAAAGAGTTCTTAGGTTCttaaaatggttcttttaagaactgttcactgaaatgttctttggggaacccaaaatggttcttctatagCATCACTGTAAAGAGTGTAGTGTGTTGGCACCCTTGGGCATGACTATATTGCTAGTTTATCAAACAGCTTTTGTTATTACTATGCTATAACATGTTATAACATAGCAATAATGAAAGATGATTAGTTATAACAGTCTCTTAATAATATGGACAATATAAACATGTCCTCTAATGTTGGAGCTTTGGCAAAAGCATGAACTCTTCACCTTTAGCTTTTGAATGGAGTGGTTGGCTGGTCTTGTTAACTCCTTTAGCCACTGCCATACAGGAGTATTTCCCATTGGTGGCTGGGCTTGCAGTGGCAGAGTAGTTGGCACCTGAAGAAATGTGCCGATCTTCTTTCCACAACGCATACTTTATGTCCACTTTTTTGATCTTCTCTTGGGAGCTTACAGCACTGCTGCAGGTCAGAGTGAATTGTTCTCCTTCAAAAACCTGACCTGGGCTCATTCTCAAAATTGGCTTTGAGAACAGTTCTGAAGAGTGAACATGGAGTcagataaattaattttattatcatgCAGTGGAGGgttattataaatttatatatatatatatatatatatatatatatatatatatatatatatatatatatatatatatatatatataattttaatatatatatatatatttttttgtttaagaataaaaaaaataaaaaaataaaaatgacaaaaacacaacaatttaactaaaactaacttaaattaaaatgaaaacagaaaaaaaaaacattctatgAATAAAATCTATAATAATAACTCAAtgatacttaaaggtgcagtgtgtaaatcttagcagcatctagcggctggtgaggttgcgaattgcaataCAGAGAGTCTACGGTGGCCagcacaggacaaagatgtcgttGTCTAGACAGCAAAGAATCGCCAGTCAAGCAAACGCGCTCTGTAGAGCactttgtccgtttagggctactgtagaaacatgttGGTGCAAAATGGCGACTTAACATAAGGGGTCCTGCAGTatatagatagaaatggctcattctaaggtaataaaaacataacggttcattatgtaaggtcttaaTACACCAATTAAAactagttatgtatattatattgcatttctgtcaaaagATCCTCCTAAAAtctacacattgcacctttaaataactgATACAGTGTAATTTATATTGCATGATATGTATTATACATTGTTACCTTCTTGGcaaaacagaaataatgataaacaaatcaGAACACAATCTGTATGCACAAAATAAGTCCAAATATGTGCAAAATAtgtgtaaaatgttactttcctgtcaaattaaaaatgaataaatgatttaATATTCCATGTTCTCTACAATGGCAAACTTGCTTTAATGCAATGATAATAACAAACATCAAATAAACCCTTGAATGCAACAATGTCATATGGAAATGAAAGTGGACTCTTGATAGCTCAAAGCTTTTTAAGATTAGTCAAAATGAGTATCTTGGTGGTTAGTTACCTGTGACATTTAGCCGATAGATTGCCGTCTTTTGCACGCTGCCTTTCTCTGCTTTACACACATATTCCCCTGAATCCTCAGCTCTTACTGTGAGGCTGTGCATGAAGGTTGTATGCAATTTATGAAGTACGGTGTTGCCTTTGGTAAGGAACAACTCGAGATCTGAGTGATTTTGCGCCTTACAACTGATCTGCACCCTGTCACCCTCAACGAAATTCACTTTGGGGGAGATGCTTATTTGTGGCGTGATCTCAAGacctataaaaagaaaaaaaggtccGTCTCACTGTCAATGCAAAATATAATCAGCTGTGGATATGCTCTATAAATACCTCATGAAATTACTTGATTAGCTGCTTTTTCATGTGTTGTTGTATTTCTTTGTATACCATATTGAGGGAGAGGCATTATAACTTAAGGGACAATTTTATTGGactaaaatttacaaaaatccaTGAGTGAAAGACTGATGCATTAAtcttaaaaacagaaatatttttcaatattgcCAACAGACGTGGACTATACGCCACAAAAcaacaattttgatttcatggggtcTTTATAGCAAGTTTCTTTGACCAAGCAAAATGTACATGATGTTACCTTGTACAGTCACATTCACCGCATTGCTTTTGTTGGAGATGCCCGCAGTGGGATGCATGAGAACCATGTAGTTACAGTGCAGGCAGATGTTTTTGGGCTTCTGCATGGCAAGAGTGGTTGTCACAGTGTTGAAGGCACTCTTGACTCGCTTGACCTCCTGATTGCCCTCGTAGAAAAAGAAGAACATACTGCCCGTCTCCTCTGGTGCGCTGCATGTGGCAATGATGTTATCCCCCTCAGAAACAATATCATTCTTCACCTTCAGCATGGGGACCTGAAGGCCTATATGGGTTTAAAGACTCTTTATTAACCGCTGACCTCTCTTTAATCAGTCATATCAACTACAGTATTTAGCCGCAACAACAAAAACCATACAATTCTTTAAGATCTGATACATTatctaataataatagtaataataataataaaaaatagttgCAATCttgaaacaactgttttcagtggCATTGCATAGGTTGcaatttttacaataaaaaaattccTGATAATATAGACTTTTATATCCATTGTATATAGCAGACAGCAACAGCTGTTAAAGTAGAAATAGCCAGTAatgcttttaaagggttagttcacccaaaaattcattACTaaccatcatgtcgttccacaaccgtaagacctttgttcatcttcagaacacaaattaagatatttttgatgaaatctgagaggtatatgactcctcCAGAGACAggaatataatcaacactttcaaggtccagaaaggtactaaagacattgttaaaacagtcaatgtgactgcagtggctcaaacttaattttatgaagtgatgagaatacattttgtgcgcaaaaacaaaacaaaaataatgactttgatctacaatctcttctctttcctgtcattatccttacacAGGTGACACAGTAAGCATGATCATGGTGATTTTGTCAAGTAAGACAtgtttgttgatcctggaacaacattccaatcaaccaatcagatttgagggacaagtttacagtttatgtcaagtttaggcttgcaaccagggttaggtgcttctataTCAATGttatctttcccctctgattttagggataagttatgggtaggaatagggttatgactaaattttcagactggaatgttgttctaggatcaacaaaatatgatgatccaggaacatgtcttacttggcaaaatcacggtgacccaGTAAGtacagtgaaggcttccgtgtttatgtcCGAATGCTGGCTCATTATTGGCTTAAGCTGATCACATGAGCAgcagagggtgagtaattaatgagagaaattaaatttttgggtgaactaaccctttaagacaaggTTTTGAAGATCGTCAGTTATGCTACTAACCTGTGACTTTGAGTGCCTGAGAGTTGCTTGTCTTGATCTTGTCAAAGACGCGAACAGTACACTGGTAGTGACCAGAGTTGGACACCCTGGCCGGAGATAAACCACGCTCCACCACTGAGTCGCTGATATTTTTGGAGTATGTCACCTGATCGTCCAGCAGGAAGCTGAAGGTATATGTCAGTGGCTGCGGGTGGCTGTGACTGACCTTAGCCTCACAACGCAAGATAACGTTAGTGCCACTTGCCACATCGTTACCAGGAAACACAGTCAACGTCACCTGATCAATGGTGAAAGCTGCTCAGAAAAATCCagaaataacacacacatacacacatattagTGAGAACATTGTATAGACACTAgatgttgggtttccatgttttatggggactttacGTAGACataacctacccatcacagaaaactttctgcatttttacattttaaaaaaacataacttAGTATAAGCTGTTTCCCtcatgtgtaaaaaaaaagtccccacaaggacaaggattttgGTTATTGTTGTCTTTGTGGGGACTTTTTGTCACTATGCCCCCACTGAGTTTGTGATTTATGTAgcgatttataaacaagtaacagtactttaaaataatttctaaatgcatctggAAGCCAGTTCAAAGACCTAAGGACTGGAATGATTATGTTCATATTTTTCTGCttgttctgctcagaatcctggcagcagcgttctgtatgAGCTGCAaatgtcttatggtctttttgggaagaccagtgaggagcccattacaataatccaccctgctggtgatgaaagcatgaagaagtttctctaagtcttgactggagacaaagcatctaattcttgcaatatttttgagataataatatgctgatttatttattgcttttgcATGACTACCGAAACTtaaggtctgactccaaaaatcacaccaagattcctgacttgattttttgttttttttggaccCTTAGCCTCAAGGTATGCgctcactttgagaacttcatctttgtttccaaacgcaatgacttcagttctGTCTTTAAGTGAAGAAGGTTGGCGCATCTAATTGTTACTTTCATCAATGCGTTTGTAAAGGGAGtcaatagacccttttcacagactgtgatgacacattttaacggtcatcaatatcgtaaatcctgcaaagttttttatattttcttttttttttttttaaatgtatgtgcaTTCATAACACTGTACATTGTATTATATTGCCtatcaaaatacaaaacaaacaaacaaacaaacaaacaaaaaaacgagTTAAtgctgctgtgagggtgtttctaatacagcagCTATGGGagtgacagtaaaaatgacatctttctctcttctaaATGGCGTTATCAATTGCCGTCTATTTATTTCCTCTTTTAAAAGTTGTAAAAACACAattgtggagtttttcttttgctatttctacaaatggaaacacaaaaaaatatatttaatgaagtcTCTCATTCACCGTTATAAAAGTTAACACAACTATGGCGACTTCTgcttctgagaaacccggaaATATGAAAAAGGTCCATGGGGCTGTAGTTGTTAGGcaatagggctaggtaaatctaggtgtcatctgcatagcttgCTCCGGTTCacaaggaaaaaaacaaaacaaaaaaacagatgcCACTTCTAAAGAGTCATCCTCTCTGAATGTTTACTTTGAGCAGAATACACTCAGCTCTTTTCCTGAAGTCTTAAAGATGGCCACACTGAGAGTGTGGAAAGCAGCGGCGTTCTGAACAGAACGAAGCGGAAGGAAGGAAATcacataaacaaacacaaaacattatTCCCTCAGGAGCACAGAGCCTGTGATTTCTGCCGCACAACTCATAGCCTGGCCAACAAACACAAGTTCTCCGCTGTACACGTCAGCCTAAACACCACTAAAATCTCGAAAAACAAGGATAATCCCACCCCAAAGTTAATGGTGGTAGGTTGATTAGAAAGCGACAGTGTTTGTGGGTTGGAATCCGCATCACTGATCTTGTTTGAGCCTCTAATTAGACGCAGACTAAACATCTTGCTATTACACGAAGCGCAAACTTCCTGCGAGCAGCTAAACAGTGTGTGACAAAGTATCTCTGAAGGATCAAAGCATCCAAGCGAATCACAGATCTGCTCTGACTAAAAATACATCCAATAAGTCTCAGAAAAGCACAGAACTGTCATTTCACTGCTCCCTTTTCCCAACCATATAAATCAAGCGGTCAGGTTAATCTGAGAGAGGTAAAAATAACCCAACAGAAGCTGGTGCCCCGAAACTGTCGTCATGACCAAAAACATTTCTCTCCCATTCAAATACAAGGCACAAATGGAAACTGAACTGAGGACTTACCTGCCTGTGCGTCGGCCACTTTCCCTGCAGATGAGAGCAAAAGTGAGAAAGAGGTgagacaaatgaataaaaagagGATGAGATGGTCTGAACTGTCCAAAGTGTCCTTACACAAAGCGCTCAGGCTGATGTGCAGCAGGCCGAGCCAGAGAAGACGCACGCTCATCTTTACAGGTGAGTGTTCATGAATGTGAAGGACGTGGAGGATGGAGAGAAAGGCAGAATGCTTGCACTTATCACATGGAACCGCCTTTCTTTGTTTAACGTGGATCAGGAAACGGGTTCCTTCCTCAGGATGTGTGTATTTGAATGCTTAGTTCATCCAGGCCCTTGAAAACATTGGCATTCTGGTCTCAAAGGCCTCCTGTTTCAGTTCTGTGCTGAAGACATCACAGTGATATATAAGATCAAGAAGATGCATCAACGCTGTGGCATCTGTCCAACACAAACACCAAATGTACCATGGTAGCACCTGTTTTTGGGCATGGCACCATGGTATCAAATTTCTTGACATGGTAAATATGGTAAAATCATGTATTCTTTGGACATTTTCAGATATAACTATGGTTTTAAACacagacaataaaaaaaatcacacatttttcAGAATACAATGTTTTTTTACCTAGTCCAGCTCTACTTCTGTGGACctaatgggtggagcttgactTAATTAGGTTTAGGCATagagttatgggtagggttaaaATGTCACAGCAGAGCCAAATGACGCCCAGCTCCCCTTCACTGTATATAATGGGTGGAGTTATGTTTAGCGATAGGGTTATGATGAGAAGGGTTAGGGTGTGGTTGAACtgtcaagctccacccatttACTCTGCTGTGAACAGCCTTAAATAATAGctttttgtagttttaattagtttaaGTCATTATCTTATGTAATGTGCAGCTTTAGTTGTAGTAGTATCAATACTTAttacttaaaggcacaatatgtgtgatttttagattaaaaaaatccaaaaaccactagaacattgttttattttgttgacttgcattatcccaaatgtttccaagaatgtttaaatccagagaaataagcaattttaaccaggacacaccATAGTACATGTTCATAAATACATGGTAACTCCATGGTACATGGTCCAAAATGCATAGTACTGTGATGTGATCGTACCATGTTCAAGaaacatggtaataccatgaTGGATGTCAGAACAAAAATACTTGGTATTAACATACATAATAGCCTACTAAGTATTTTTGAATAAGTACTACCATCGTACATGTctaaccatggttttactatgGTGCAATATCCAAAAGATATATAACATGTCCAAAGTCCATCTTATTGTAATGAAAACATGCCTGAaaacatggtaataccatggtacacACCACCACACcaacagtgttgttattgtgaaCTAGAACTATTTTTGGTAACTGaattaaagctaaaataaaatttaaaaaataacacttaaacAAAAAGTAGAACCATTTCCTTGGCGGATAACTGATTTACAAAATAAGTTTTAAatttaaagccacaatatgtaattttttgccactagaggtcgcttattcaaaagaaaagcatagcttgatgacgtcgTGATTttgcggaatcatgggaggtgttgtcttcacgtctacagcaagtggaaaagaatctggactggactcgggcagaaatcacgCTCATGGATgggattattaatgttactgtagtaagAAGCAGATCAGGGCCGAGTGCTGTGCGAGCAGAaacgaggccactggagcgattgctaatgagagacgagagCTACATATGCCTCGAGaacagcggaacttttattatgccgcagtagCTGCTTCAGCTTCTTCCTGTCAAGCGTAATTGGGGTAAAGCAGTGCTGTTTTATAGTGTTACACTATAACAAGATGAAACTTAAAGGAATTGACGGAAGGTCACCACCAGGAGAGGAGCCTATAGAACtaataaatgaaaaagaaaggAGATGACACTCTTCGCTATGcaagtgtaacggaggccagctagtagttgctgtgcaagtaaacttcactcctctgatctcaagagatgctctagcgactgatgctagaggttgcagcctttagcctcctcgcTAAAGCGTCTGACTCCCACACCAGAGACCCAGGTTCAAGGCCTGCACATAGCAGGGCaagtaggacctgggtagaggggtACACATGGTTACTTCATGTATTTTAGGTGGGCATTGAGGGTGTGTGTAGAAGCACATTGTcatgactttttttgttttaaaattttatagtTATTGTATGTTTTGATGTCTTGGACTGTCTTAAGGATGGATTGCTGAATCTCCTGTCTGCACAACAAATTTACCTTCAGGTACTAATAAAGATACCTTGACCTTGAGCCTGCAGCTTAATTTGACTCCACGGGAAACCTCACCCGGCCTGGACACGTAAAGGATTGACAGATTGATTTTCATATTAAGGTCTGGTACATTAACTTTACCAAAGTATGACTACAGTACTTTTTTGTAAGTGAATTAGACTTAAAATGTTGAACtcatcatgaaatcaaaatggtcaattattatttttttatggaatatttcattatttattataaattttcTGGTGTTTACTGGCGGCTGAAACAACCAGTCACTCACATAAGATTGACCAATAGCAAACATCAatccaaccatccaatcaattccccatggacaaaatcaagccccgccctacattttttcatctttgagaagcagtttcactcagatatgcTTCACAATAGGGTAGGGAAGAcaagactattgcaacttcatctcatgctgactttaaggcTTAAAAGTCAAACCCATCTTTTGTCAGAGCCATAGAAAGAATAACCTCTGCAAAATTGACCTTGACATCACAAGGCATGTTGGGCACATGACAGAAAGTCCATGATTAAACTCGTTCATGAGTTAAAACCAAATGTCAATACATGCCTCTGGCTTTCAAGGTTCTGAAAGGAGATCATTTCTGAAGTATATATGTCTCATTGGGCAGGTGAGCGCTGCTGTTAGGTTGCAGTAAGCGAGTTTGACCACTAGATGTTGCTCTAAGTTTGCAGAGAAGATGTTGGGTGCAGTGAGACCATGTACAGTCTTTATAGAGGTAGAGGTTTGTGTTGATATTAAATTAGTATAATGCTCCATCTCTTCATTATCAAAGGCCAGAAATGagcaaaaaatgtatttctacccCTACACTCCTAAATTACCTGTCAAAACAAGCTGTGATGTCTCGGATGAGAGAATTAATTGAAGCTGTCACATTCACCGCATCtgtgtgacgctttgagcgaaAGCCTCTGTTCatggcagtttttttttctcactcgCCTGAGGGAACTCCTGAATTAATAGTGCTAAATGATTTATGCTGTATGTTTGAGCTTAATTGGGCGTCTACCTCGCCAGCACACACCAGTTTAGCCTTTTTCAGTGAATTAGCTCTGTCAAACACAGGATGTCCTGCTGCCCACATGAAAACATGTCACGATCACGAAGTCAGAGCACAATGAAGAATCAGTGACCAACACTAAAACTCTATTGTCTTTCTGCTTTAGCTGCCTGTTAAACTCTATTTTAGTAGAATGGCTCTACTGCAGCACATGGAAATATAGGTTTGGATGGGCTTGTTATCGAGTGACACAATATAATGCCTTTTATCTCCTAGAAAAGGGGCTCATGGCCACAACACTCACACAAATATGTACATGCACATCTCATCTACAGTATGTGTTGCCTCATAAACACAGCAGAGACTGTTAATAGTCTGTCTAAAACAAAAGTGCTTAGCAAAAGTCTGTAGAAACAGCTTATCATCTCAATAGCTCTATTTTAGCAGCACTCTAGCATAGCACCATTCACAGCATCTTAGCATACAACGACACTACCAAACAACCACTCACAACAACTTAGCAACCTTAGCACATTGTATACACAATAATGTTTAAAAGCTTGGGGTTGGTAAGAggtgttcattttaaaatcattaacacattaacattATGCTcgccaagactgcatttatttgtttaaaaacacacTATAAACaatattgtgagatattaatagctgttttctatttgaatacattatataaatgtaatttattcctgtattttcagcatcattactccagtcttcagtgtcacatgatccttcagaaatcattctaatatgatgatttgctgctcaagaaacattcattattattattatcaatgttgaaagcaattgtgctgcttaatatttttgatgaaataacaTCCTGAACAAGTAAAAATGTAGAGCGAGACTTGATTTTGCctcatggggaattgattggatggttgttgGTTTGCTATTAGTCGTTCTTATTTGAGTGACTGGTTGTCTTGCCCTTGGTAGGAAGGTAACATGGCAGAGAAGATGGTGAGAGGAGCCTGGGTGAAATCCCCTGCACGGGAACCAGGATAAAAGCCCAGttgagagagaaaggagacatGACCGGCAGAACCAGGGTGACACATGACCAAGATGGAGCTGCTACTGGTGGAGACCCAGATGAAGGTCCTGGAGGTCCTGGAGGGCAGGGCAGAGCCGCAGCAAGGAGCATCCGAGGTGGAGCCAGGACGCTCGAGAACTGAGGCGAAGGTGGAGTAGCCGAGGACCAAGGCGCAGCTGGAGGGAAGGAGGAGCCCGATGGAGCTGAAGGTGTGGTGTGATGAAGAGCAGCTTAAAAGGCCAGAAAATCCAGGCCTTTTACAGGCTGAGCAATGACTGATCAAGGCAGAGCCAGAGAGATGAGGAAGCATGGTGAAGCTGTAGGGATATTGGTTCCAGGTGGAGCTGAGGGAGAgaggagccaaggtggagccaACTGGTCGACAGGCTGAGGTAGAGTGACAGGCACAGAAGTTCTGGGCAAAGCTAGAGAGTCATAACTCCAGGACTGTACTGATGAACAGGAAGCTTGTCCAAGCAGTAAGGGAGTGGGAAGCAGGGCTTGTTTGCGTACCCCCTGGGGGTACATGAGGTGCGGGGGTACgcaaacaaaatgctgagttttgCCATTCATTTAAGTCTTCCATAccttaaaattacattaaaactgAGCATATATTTCTAACAGGCACAATGCGTAAATACATGACATCTAATCAAAATATAACATCTTTTGcggtcaaaactgactgcatCCATTTCCACATAAGCAGAGTGCATATAGGTTGCATGCAGTCTGCTGCTTTAGCAAATCATGCTATATTACACCCGTTTTCGACAATGTACCTGtagatttagcacttactagcatgaagaacaaatagcCTGGCACAGAAGACTTATACTTTTGAATCACTCtcgtggtactttgatgtcatacgttgatcggtctgcgcagcgcagatacatctcaaacaagcctatcgattcaatgattcattcacttGCTTTGATActgagtgaatgaatgattgaatgaatgactcaatgactctgATTGACTTTAAAACAGTGACTTACTGCCATCTTaatggtgattttaatatttaaaagaatcacttttcacatttttatcatcattgcatatttgtctattggaatttttttttattattatttaaatcattattaatgt includes the following:
- the pecam1a gene encoding platelet endothelial cell adhesion molecule isoform X3 → MSVRLLWLGLLHISLSALWKVADAQAAFTIDQVTLTVFPGNDVASGTNVILRCEAKVSHSHPQPLTYTFSFLLDDQVTYSKNISDSVVERGLSPARVSNSGHYQCTVRVFDKIKTSNSQALKVTGLQVPMLKVKNDIVSEGDNIIATCSAPEETGSMFFFFYEGNQEVKRVKSAFNTVTTTLAMQKPKNICLHCNYMVLMHPTAGISNKSNAVNVTVQGLEITPQISISPKVNFVEGDRVQISCKAQNHSDLELFLTKGNTVLHKLHTTFMHSLTVRAEDSGEYVCKAEKGSVQKTAIYRLNVTELFSKPILRMSPGQVFEGEQFTLTCSSAVSSQEKIKKVDIKYALWKEDRHISSGANYSATASPATNGKYSCMAVAKGVNKTSQPLHSKAKVPVSYPVIRAVEKVIVGRPFKVLCEAENGTLPITYTLLKDHVPVDEKRAEAAQKALFSINSISHPDEIYRFTCQAHNQGPSIRKSSQFLRADVIVPVSKPVLVPQDFTITEGLDLTLICTVQKGTFPITYTWYHKSDMIPFSTQEVRSLEGRYTVKAIERDQRGDYYCEASNYDTEIKRSFSARIGVSLAVWKKALIGMFCILLLVAIAIVLTVFLKKMSKPRIKKQATELSVKPSRPKSGDPMRMSLTLDIEDNTALNGTPCVMGRNVWSEHVSGSDSDDHTDEDSRLVQPQEVDLSREVPVKKSIEPEYSGQHTEVQVSTPGVSEQAEGVSDAQC
- the pecam1a gene encoding platelet endothelial cell adhesion molecule isoform X2, which encodes MSVRLLWLGLLHISLSALWKVADAQAAFTIDQVTLTVFPGNDVASGTNVILRCEAKVSHSHPQPLTYTFSFLLDDQVTYSKNISDSVVERGLSPARVSNSGHYQCTVRVFDKIKTSNSQALKVTGLQVPMLKVKNDIVSEGDNIIATCSAPEETGSMFFFFYEGNQEVKRVKSAFNTVTTTLAMQKPKNICLHCNYMVLMHPTAGISNKSNAVNVTVQGLEITPQISISPKVNFVEGDRVQISCKAQNHSDLELFLTKGNTVLHKLHTTFMHSLTVRAEDSGEYVCKAEKGSVQKTAIYRLNVTELFSKPILRMSPGQVFEGEQFTLTCSSAVSSQEKIKKVDIKYALWKEDRHISSGANYSATASPATNGKYSCMAVAKGVNKTSQPLHSKAKVPVSYPVIRAVEKVIVGRPFKVLCEAENGTLPITYTLLKDHVPVDEKRAEAAQKALFSINSISHPDEIYRFTCQAHNQGPSIRKSSQFLRADVIVPVSKPVLVPQDFTITEGLDLTLICTVQKGTFPITYTWYHKSDMIPFSTQEVRSLEGRYTVKAIERDQRGDYYCEASNYDTEIKRSFSARIGVSLAVWKKALIGMFCILLLVAIAIVLTVFLKKMSKPRIKKQATELSVKPSRPKSGDPMRMSLTLDIEDNTALNGTPCVMGRNVWSEHVSGSDSDDHTDEDSRLVQPQEVDLSREVPVKKSIEPEYSGQHTEVQVSTPGVSEQAEGAALEYAQLNNSEQEPA
- the pecam1a gene encoding platelet endothelial cell adhesion molecule isoform X1 — encoded protein: MSVRLLWLGLLHISLSALWKVADAQAAFTIDQVTLTVFPGNDVASGTNVILRCEAKVSHSHPQPLTYTFSFLLDDQVTYSKNISDSVVERGLSPARVSNSGHYQCTVRVFDKIKTSNSQALKVTGLQVPMLKVKNDIVSEGDNIIATCSAPEETGSMFFFFYEGNQEVKRVKSAFNTVTTTLAMQKPKNICLHCNYMVLMHPTAGISNKSNAVNVTVQGLEITPQISISPKVNFVEGDRVQISCKAQNHSDLELFLTKGNTVLHKLHTTFMHSLTVRAEDSGEYVCKAEKGSVQKTAIYRLNVTELFSKPILRMSPGQVFEGEQFTLTCSSAVSSQEKIKKVDIKYALWKEDRHISSGANYSATASPATNGKYSCMAVAKGVNKTSQPLHSKAKVPVSYPVIRAVEKVIVGRPFKVLCEAENGTLPITYTLLKDHVPVDEKRAEAAQKALFSINSISHPDEIYRFTCQAHNQGPSIRKSSQFLRADVIVPVSKPVLVPQDFTITEGLDLTLICTVQKGTFPITYTWYHKSDMIPFSTQEVRSLEGRYTVKAIERDQRGDYYCEASNYDTEIKRSFSARIGVSLAVWKKALIGMFCILLLVAIAIVLTVFLKKMSKPRIKKQATELSVKPSRPKSGDPMRMSLTLDIEDNTALNGTPCVMGRNVWSEHVSGSDSDDHTDEDSRLVQPQEVDLSREVPVKKSIEPEYSGQHTEVQVSTPGVSEQAEGQAALEYAQLNNSEQEPA